Proteins found in one Clupea harengus unplaced genomic scaffold, Ch_v2.0.2, whole genome shotgun sequence genomic segment:
- the LOC122130299 gene encoding phospholipid phosphatase 3-like — protein MQRLLCEKTMVPETRNGGTSVLNNNNDAKDHSRRRLLICLDIFCLFLAGLPFLIIESSAVKPYRRGFYCHDESIKYPSKRGDTISDAVLSAAGILIVILSIVIGESYRIHYLHEGSKAFVRNPYISALYKQVGVFIFGCAISQSFTDIAKVSVGRLRPHFLDVCKPDFTTINCSLGYITEYTCQGDYSKVQEARKSFFSGHASFSLYTMLYLAFYLQSRFTWHGARLLRPLVQFTLLMMAFYTGLSRVSDHKHHPTDVLAGFFQGALVAYCIVFYVSDLFKSKTRKTLLPVTPIKKDLHSAGDIRDHLTNHLNLA, from the exons ATGCAACGACTACTGTGTGAGAAAACAATGGTCCCGGAGACGAGAAATGGGGGGACTTCTGTGctaaataataacaatgatgCTAAGGACCATAGTAGAAGAAGGTTGCTCATATGTTTGGATATTTTCTGCTTATTTTTGG CTGGCCTGCCCTTCCTGATCATAGAGTCTAGCGCTGTCAAGCCCTACCGGCGAGGGTTTTACTGCCACGATGAGTCCATCAAGTACCCGTCCAAACGCGGAGACACCATTAGTGACGCTGTGCTTTCCGCTGCAGGCATTCTTATCGTCATCCTCTCT ATCGTCATTGGCGAGAGCTACAGAATCCACTATCTGCATGAAGGTTCCAAGGCGTTTGTACGGAACCCGTACATCTCTGCCCTCTATAAGCAAGTGGGTGTGTTCATCTTTGGCTGCGCCATCAGCCAGTCCTTCACCGACATTGCCAAAGTTTCAGTGGGCCGGCTGCGACCTCACTTCCTGGACGTGTGCAAGCCAGACTTCACCACCATCAACTGCTCGCTAGGCTACATTACTGAGTACACCTGTCAGGGGGACTACAGCAAGGTCCAGGAGGCCAG AAAGTCCTTCTTCTCAGGCCACGCATCCTTCTCTTTGTACACCATGCTGTACCTGGCA TTCTACCTGCAGTCACGTTTCACCTGGCATGGCGCTCGGCTGCTGAGGCCGCTGGTGCAGTTCACCCTGCTGATGATGGCCTTCTACACCGGTCTGTCCCGCGTCTCCGACCACAAGCACCACCCCACCGACGTGCTGGCCGGTTTCTTTCAAGGAGCCCTGGTGGCTTATTGTATT gtatTTTATGTATCAGACCTTTTCAAGTCAAAGACACGGAAAACCTTACTGCCGGTAACTCCCATCAAGAAAGATCTCCATTCAGCGGGAGACATCAGGGACCACCTCACCAACCACTTGAACTTGGCTTGA